In the genome of Myxococcus stipitatus, one region contains:
- a CDS encoding response regulator, whose translation MQTVLVIDDDVFVLSMVTDILHSAGYAVVKVQSPDDAFKLDLSKVSAILCDYNMPQMNGADVLIAMRELKECHAPFIFLTGHEQLDDLLSVAIRYGAELLPKPIHPVELIRLLVKQLATAAA comes from the coding sequence ATGCAGACGGTGCTGGTGATTGACGACGACGTGTTCGTGCTCTCGATGGTGACGGACATCCTGCACAGCGCGGGCTACGCGGTGGTGAAGGTGCAGTCGCCGGATGACGCCTTCAAGCTCGACCTGTCGAAGGTCTCCGCCATCCTCTGCGACTACAACATGCCGCAGATGAATGGCGCCGACGTGCTCATCGCCATGCGCGAATTGAAGGAGTGCCACGCGCCCTTCATCTTCCTCACGGGACATGAGCAGCTCGATGACCTGCTCTCCGTCGCCATCCGCTACGGCGCGGAGCTCCTGCCCAAGCCCATCCATCCGGTGGAGCTGATTCGCTTGCTGGTGAAGCAGCTCGCCACCGCCGCGGCCTGA